The window CGCCTGTCCGCACTGCGGCTCAAGGTCCTTCGAGATCACGAACGGCCGTGAGATGGAGATCGTGGACATGGAGATCACCTGACGGAAGGGTTTATCCGCAGGTGAAGCAGCTGCCGCAGAGAAGCATCCCGGAATTCCGTTTGACACACCCGTCCCGGTTCGGCAATCATTCATAAAAGGGGAAGTTCACTCATGAAGGTCAAAGTCGTCACGCGTATCCTTGAAGCCAACGACCGTATCGCCGAAGAGAACCGGAAGCGGTTCCAGGAAGCCGGAGTGTATGTTGTGAACCTCATGGGCGCCCCGGGAGCGGGCAAAACAACGCTTCTGGAGCGGACGATCGGTGCGCTCAAGCCACATCTCAGGATCGGCGTCATTGAGGGCGACATCGTGGGCAGCGACGACGCGGAGCGTATCGGGGCGCACGGCATCCCCGTGGTCCAGATCAACACGGGTGGCGCATGCCATCTCGACGCGAACATGATCAACGAGGTCCTGGACGAGCTGCCGCTCAAGGAACTTGACCTCCTGATCATCGAGAATGTCGGGAACCTCGTCTGTCCAGCGGAATTCAGGGTCGGTGAGGACAGGAAAATGATGGTCCTCTCCGTCGCCGAGGGTCATGACAAGCCGCTCAAGTATCCGCTCATGTTCCGCGAGTCCTCGGCGCTGGTCCTGAACAAGATCGACCTCCTCCCGTATATGAACACGGACATCAACAAGGTCCGGAACGATTCCCTGGCCCTCAATCCACAGCTGAAGATCTTCGAGGTCTCCTGCGCAACGGGCGCCGGGATCGACGCATGGGCGCAATGGCTGAACGGGCTCATATCATAGTCAAAGGGGTCGTCCAGGGAGTCGGCTTCAGGCCTTATGTCTTCACCCTTGCCGAAGCCCTGCAGCTCAAAGGCTATGTGACCAACACGAGCGAAGGCGTGATCATCGACGTTGAAGGCGCCCGCGTTCCCGAGTTCCTCGGCCGTCTCACCCCCGAAGCACCGCCGCTGTCCCGGATCACCGATGTCGTTGTCACCAACCTGCCCCCTCATGGCTATCCCGACTTCGGCATCCGCGAGAGCATCGACGGGAAGGCAAATCTGCCGTTTACGCTGGTGTCCCCCGATGTATCGGTGTGCGACGACTGCCTGAAGGAGCTCCTCTCTCCGGTTGACCGCAGGTACCTCTACCCCTTCATCAACTGCACGAACTGCGGCCCCCGTTACTCCATCACCCGTTCCGTGCCCTATGACAGGCCGAACACGACCATGGCGCCGTTTGCCATGTGTCCCGAATGCCGGCAGGAATATGAAAACCCGCGGGACAGGAGATTTCACGCCCAGCCGAACGCGTGTCCGGCATGCGGACCGCGGGTTGAATTCAGACCCCGGAGTTCTGAGTCCGGTCTCGAAGGCAGGCACGCGATTGAAGAGGCGGTTGCCATATTAAGGCAAGGCGGGATCGTGGCCGTGAAGGGCCTCGGCGGATTTCATATTGCCTGCGACGCGCGCAATGACGAGGCGGTCAAGCGTCTTCGCGAGAGAAAACGAAAAAGCAATAAGCCTTTTGCCGTCATGACGGCATCGGTGGATGCCGCCGCGCAATTCAGCATCATATCCGAACGGGAAAAGGACATGCTTCGGTCGAACCGCCGACCGGTCGTTCTCCTGGCGAAAAAGGCCGGTCACGGTCTCCCGGAAGCCGTATCTCCAAACAACCGCTTCATCGGCGTTATGCTTCCCTATACGCCGCTGCACTATCTCCTCTTTTTTCATCCGCTCGGCGCTTCGGGAAGTGAAGTGACCATGCCCCATTTCCAAGCCCTCGTCATGACGAGCGGCAACCTTTCCGAAGAGCCGATTGTCCGTGACAATGACGAAGCCCTGCAGAAACTGTCCGATATCGCTGACGGCTTTCTTCTGCATGACCGGGACATCTTCATGCGGGTGGATGACTCGGTCGTCAGAGTGCGGGATCAAGTAAATTCCGAACGTCCATCTCAGAACTCCGAGCTTTCCTTTCTCCGCCGTTCCCGCGGATACGCTCCCGACCCGATCGAGCTCCCTGATGAGGGGCCAGATGTCCTGGGCTGCGGTGCGGACCTCAAGAACACCTTCACGATCACGAAGGGAAGGTTTGCAATCCCGGGCCAGCACATCGGCGACATGGAAAATTACGAGACGCTGAAGTTCTTCGAAGAAAGCCTGGCGAACATCAAGACAGTGTACCGGTCCGAGCCGGCGATCATAGCCCATGACCTGCATCCGGGGTATCTTTCGACCAGGTGGGCTAGGGAGCAGGAGGCTAGGCTCTACGGTATCCAGCACCATTACGCGCATATCGGCTCCGTTATGGCTGAGCACGGTCTTACGGGCAAGGTCATCGGCGTGGCTTTTGATGGAACAGGATACGGCACGGACGGCAATCTATGGGGCGGGGAGTTCCTCGTTGCCCATCTGGACGGTTTCGAGCGGGCAGGGCAGTTCAAGTATATTCCGCTGCCCGGCGGCGAATCGGCCATCCGGGAGCCATGGAGAACGGCAATAAGCCTGGTCATCCAGGCGTCGGGTGAGAAGGCCGGGGACGTGCTTGAACGCATCGGATTCATGGAACGATACGGTGAGGACCGCGTCAGCCAGGTCATGAAAGTGGCTGCCACCGCGGAACTCGCGCCGCTCGCTTCGGGGGCGGGGAGGCTGTTTGACGCGGCGTCCGCTATCCTGGGCGTGTGCGATCGGAACACCTTTGAAGGCGAGGCCGCAATGGCTCTTGAGGCCCTTACGCGGGAGGGCATCGAAGAGGAGTATCCCGTTGAGTTGGATGCTGAAAACGGGTATACTGTCGTAAATTTTGGCCCGTCGATAGCCTGCATGATTACCGATATGGGACATGCCCTTGCCCGGGAAGTCATTTCCACGCGGTTCCATAACACCCTAGCCTCGGTCGTCAGGAGGATGGTCCTTGACCTCAGCGAACGATACGGGATCAGGTCCGCGGCACTGAGCGGCGGTACTTTCCAGAACCTTTATCTCCTCAACAGGACAGTGAAGGCCCTGTCCGCCGGAGGAATGAACGTGTACACCAACCGGAAGGTGCCCTGCAACGACGGCGGCATCTCATTGGGGCAGGCCTACCTGGTGAGAGAAAGACTGAAAAAGGCAGGCCCGCCCCCGGGAAGGACCTTCGAGGGCGGGCCGCGGACCGAGCCGGGAGCGTAAGTATGAAAATAATGCTTGATGAACTCCACCTGCTGGCCAGGGGCATCGGCAGGGACCTGAAACTGATGGAGGTCTGCGGGACGCACACGGTCGAGATCTTCAGGCACGGGATCCGCGATGTCATCCCGAAGGAGATCACCCTGCTGAGCGGTCCGGGGTGCCCCGTCTGCGTGACCTCGGTCCATGACGTCGACGCCGCCATTGCGATCGCCAGGAACCCCGGCGTGATCGTAGCGACCTTCGGTGACATGATGCGCGTTCCGGGCGGGACCGAGTCCATGCTCGAAGCGCGGTCCACGGGCGCGGATATCCGCGTGCTCTATTCCCCCATGGACGCGCTCCAGCTCGCGCAGCTGGAGAAGGACCGCGAGGTCGTCTTCTTCGCGACCGGGTTCGAGACCACGTCACCGCTCATCGCGGGCACGATCGCCCATGCCGAACAGATGGGCACGAGGAACTTCAGCGTCTTCGTTTCCCACAAGCTCGTTCCGCCGGCCCTCAGGGCGCTCCTCGATTCCCCGGACGTACAGGTCGACGGGTTCATCCTCCCGGGACATGTCAGCACGATCATCGGCAGAAAACCCTATGACTTCGTGGCCAGGGAGTACCGGAAACCGTCGGTGATCACGGGATTCGAGGCCAGGGAGATCATCGAAGGCATCCTGATGATCGTTCGGCAGATCGCACAAAAGCGCGCGAGCGTGGAGATCCAGTACCGGACCGCGGTCCGCGACGAGGGGAACCCGCGGGCCGTTGCGCTGCTCGAAAAATATTTCGAACCGGCCGACGCCTACTGGCGGGGAATCGGCGTCCTGCCGAAAAGCGGGCTCAAGCTGCGCGATGAATACGCGTCATTCGACGCGAACAGAAAATTCAATCCGCCCGCGTCTACCGCGACCGAGCCCGAGCTCTGCTCCTGCGGCGACATTCTCCGGGGGGTCAAGATCCCGACCGAGTGTCCGCTCTTCGGGACGGGTTGCACGCCGGACGCGCCCGTGGGCCCGTGCATGGTGAGCACCGAGGGCAGCTGCGCGGCATATTACAAATACGGAAAGTATTGAATGATACATCAAGAGCACTACAGGCATCTCGCGCAAAGACGCAAAGGGCCAAGGTTTCATATTCGCGATCATGCCTTTCTTTGCGGCTTTGCGCGAAACTTATTTTATGTTTAGCGGGGCTTCTTCATGGACAGGATCCTGTTAGGTCACGGCAGCGGCGGCAAGCTCATGCACGAGCTGATCCGGAAGCATATCAGCCCCGCCTTCGGCGTCGAGGGGGCAGGCGATTCGGCCATTGTCAGCGTTCCGAAGGGGAGGCTTGCCTACACTACGGACTCCTATGTGGTCACGCCGCTCTTCTTTCCCGGCGGCAACATCGGAGAGCTTGCAGTGAACGGCACGGTCAATGACCTGGCTGTCTCAGGCGCGGAACCGCTGTATCTGACCACGGGCTTTGTGATCGAAGAAGGCTTTCCCGTGGCCGATCTCCAGAAGATCATCGCATCCATGGCGGCTGCGGCGTCAAAGGCGGGTGTCAGGATCGTGGCTGGCGACACCAAGGTCGTGAACAGGGGCAAGGCCGACGGCATCTTCATCAATACCTCGGGCATCGGCATACTCCGTGACGGGCGGGATATTTCCCCCTCGCGCATCGGGAAAGGGGACGCTGTGATCATCAGCGGCGAGATCGGTAGCCACGGAGTCTCGGTCATTGCCGAACGGAACAGCCTGACCTTTGATCCTCCGATCGTGAGCGATACGCGCGCCCTGAACGGCCTGGTGAGGAGCATGTACGAGGCCTCCGAGAAGGTCCATTTCATGCGCGACCCGACCCGGGGCGGCCTGGCAACGACGCTCAAGGAAGCCGCTCTTGAGTCCAAGCTGTGCATCCGCATCCGGGAAACAGACCTGCCCATTCCGCCGGGCGTGAAGGGCGCTTGCAGCCTGCTGGGACTCGACCCGCTCTTTGTGGCCAACGAAGGTCTCCTGATCGCCGTGGTAGATAATGGCGCCGCGGAGGGGATCCTCAGGGCCATGAAGGGGCACGAGCACGGCAGGCATGCCGTGATCATCGGCGAGGTTGCAGAATCGCCCGCGGGCATGGTGCTGCTCGAGACCTCTGTCGGCGGGAACCGTATCATCGACATGCTCCAGGGCGAGCAATTGCCGAGGATATGCTGATCGGATTTGTTCGCGGGCGTTTATGCGCAGCAGGAGCCCCGGATCAAGAGCACCGTTACAGAGGCGGCACTGGAGAGTTTCGGTACCCGGCCGCCTGACTTCCTTCGCGTCCTTCGCGACTTCGCGGTTAAATTCTTTCCTCTCTGAAATACCGGACCATGCAGCCAAACATCCGCCAACAGGTATTCTCCCTTGCCATTCCCGTGGTCCTCTCCAGCCTGCTCCAGCGGGCCGTGGGCATCGTGGACATCTTCCTGGTCGGCGGCCTGGGTGCTTCATCCATCGCGGCTGTCGGCATTGCCCAGGTCCTGGTCTTCGTGGTCATGAGCGCGTCCTGGGGCATCAACGTGGGCGCAACGGTTCTCGTGTCCCAGCTCTGGGGCGCCGGACGGCGGGCGGATGCCGCAACGGCCGCCTATCAGGCTATGCTCATTGCCGTCGCTGTAGCCGCTTTCATCACGGCCTTTGGCCTTTTCTTCGGGCCATCCGTTGCCGCGCTTCTCGGAGCGTCAGGTGAAGTGCAGGATATCCTGGCAGGATACACGCATATCTTGTTCGGCTTCATCTTCTTTACGATCGCCGTCAACGTTCTGTCCGGCATCATGCAGGGCACCGGCGATACCAAGACCCCGCTGTACGCCACCCTGATCGTCAATATTCTGCACGTGCTCGTTGCCTACCCCCTCATCTACGGCTATCTCGGCTTCCCCAGGCTGGGCGTAAAGGGCGCGGCCATCGCGATTTCCATCTCGGAATGCGCGGGCGCCGCGTTCCTGTTCGCGCGTTCGCTTCGGAGGAAATATATCGTCATCCGAAAATCCTTTGAGATGAAGTACACCGCCATGATGTACAAGCTGGGCTATCCGATCTTCATAGACCGGCTGTTCCAGAATACGGGCTCCCTCGTGTTCGCGAAGGTGATCCTGCTTTACGGAACAACAGTGTACGCCGCGCATCAGGTGGGCCTCGCCATCGAGGCATTCTCATTCATGCCCGGCTACGGCATCGCTGTTGCGGCGGCTACCATGGTGGGCCAGAACCTGGGCGCCGGAAAACCGGAGCACGCGCGCATCTCTGCTTACGAGGCCAACCGGCTGGCCGTGATCGTCATGGCGGGGATGGGGCTTGTTTTCTTTTTCTTTCCCTACGCTCTCCTGCATGCCTTTACCAGGGACCAGGAAGTGATCAAGTATGGTATTCTCTACATGAAGATCGTGGCCTTTGCCCAGATCCCGCTGGCCATCACCATGGTCGTGGGGGGGTCGCTTCGGGGAGCCGGGGACACGGGCTTCATCATGTTTGCGACCATCGCGGGGATGTGGCTGGTACGGCTGCCCGTAGCGGCACTGTGCGCGGCCGTGTTCCACGCGGGGATCCGCCTCGTCTGGTCGGTCATGATCGTGGACTGGCTCGTCCGTATGTCGCTCTTGCTGTGGCGGTACCGGAAGGAGACCTGGGGAAGGCTGGAAATTTAGGCTCTCAACCCGATGAGTCGAAAGGTTTTCTCTCAAAGTCGCAAAGCTCGCAAAGAACGTCAAGTTTCTGGGTTAATCTTTCTGAAGGAGGAACTATGCCTGAACTGCAAAGCATGATTGGAAAAGAAGTGGAAGTGATCGCCAACGGGGTGCTCTATACCGGTGTATTGATCGAAGTCTCAGATGTCGAAGTACACCTCAAAGGCTCGATGCAGTGGCTATCGCTTCCGGTCTCGTCGGTAAGCCAGATAAAACCGAAGAGTTCCTGAGATTGTGCCCCCCCGGAGCTCTGCTGAAGCTCGTTCATCTTCATTTTCTGCTGGCGGCACAGGTCCACATGCTCGCAGGTAATGACGTCGCTCCTGTCCTTACCATTCGAATGATCGTGTATCGTTTTGATGAGGCAGAGCCAGGGACAGCCTCCGTAGGAACAATATGTTGCAGTAAATTGGAATTTTTGAATAATACCCTCTAATTTCTTTTCTTTCTGCTTTAACTCCGAGAACAATTCCATTATACTTATTCTAAACGCAAAAAGGATGATTGCTCGGTTATCAATGCATCATTTGAAATGCGGATTCACAAAATCCTTATGCGCGAAACGGAGGCATGGCTCACGATGAAATTGCGGTCAGGATTCTTCAAGATGCTAATTTTATCGATATTTCTGCTCGCTGCAGGTTCATCGCCAGAAGCAGGCGGGGGCACGGATTTCAGTCTGCGAGATTGGATTGATAAAGATGGCATGTACAAAATTAAACTGGTGCGGGAATATATTGCTGCTGCTGGACAAGACCATGTGATTATTCGTCAACCAGCGGAATACTACGTGAAAGAAATCGATACCGTTGTCCAAAATTCAACGAAAAATGGAAATACGGCGGGACTGGAGAATCCCGTGGGTCTCATAGTAAAGATAATTGCGATCATGGACGGTGACTGGGATAACGGTGAGGACAAGCTGGAATTGGCAAGACAATTCATGGGGCCAGTCGCATTCGATAATTTCGTGAGGCAATATCCCGGCAAATATCAGAAACTCATGAAATAGAAGGTCGGGGATGTCTGGCACAGTTTCGGTGCGGACTTGAAATTAGCCGTGGTGCTTATTTAGTCGGTTCCGTATTCCACGGCCTGCTCAGCCCAGAATATCCACCCTTGAATCCTCGAATTGAACCTTAACGGGTGTTAGGAGGAACATATGATGAGGAGATTGCTGCTTATCGTGACGATCTTAGTGCTGGCCATTTCGGGATTAACTTTTGCCGCAGGCACAGATCATCGGACCAAGAAAGGGGCCTTTATTTTCGCGATGCAAACCGAGCCAGCCGAGCCTGTCGTGGGTTCAAACAGGATCATACTAACCGTCAAGGATGCCGGGTCCGGAGCGGCCGTGGAAGGTGCTACGGTCAGAGTGGTGCCCTGGATGTCAATTCACGGCCATGGTTCTCCGCAAGAAACACAGGTAAAGGAGAAAGGGAAGGGTGTATATGAAGTAGATGACATATACTATTCGATGGGAGGGGCTTGGGAGTTATTGCTCACGATTCAGAAGGGTATTGTCGAGGATGCAGCGAGTGTTGCAGTTGATATAAAAAGTAAGTGAATCAGGCAGGAGCGGAACTGGGTCATCGCATCAGCCACGCAGTCGAGGACGGCGGAATCCTTTACCAATGGCTGACGGGTGGGGGTATCCCCTGATTCATGCGGCAGGGGTAGGGATATGAGGGATGTTGTTGCTGGGATCGCAAGCGGGCAAAGTACCATGGAAACTCAACGTGATCAACAAGTTCCCGGAAGGCATCATTAATCCCGGTGCAAGGAGGAAGTACGTATGAAATGTGAGGACCTGCCGGAACGATCTATGGGCAAGACAAAAATACTTCTCGCTGAGGACGATCTCACGCAGGCAAGCATCATGAAAGATTTTCTCGAGAGCAACGGTCATGAGGTTCTCCTGTTAGCAGAGGGATCATCGGTGATGAGTGTCGTGAAGAGAGACAATCCCGATGTGATCCTCCTTGATCGTCCATCGTCTGACACGGATGACACGCAGGTCTGTCGCAGTCTCAAACGGAATCGGGATACGAGCGGCATTCCGATCATCATGTTGACCAATAAGAGTTCTCCTTCGGACAAGATTATGGGTCTAACGGCCGGTGCCGATGACTATATCCCGAAACCCTACAATCACGAGGAATTAAGTGCCTTGATCTGTGCACGGCTGAGGACGAAGACCGAGTGGGACAATCTGAAGCAGAAGACGCGCCGTCTTGAAGAGATGCTGTCGCGCGTTAAGACACTTGCGCACGTGGACCCCCTGACGGGTCTTTATAACAGAAGACGCTTTGAGACTGTTCTCGCCAGTGAGTTCAAACGAGCGATGAGATACCAATTTCCTCTGAGCTGTTTAATGCTTGATATCGACCATTTTAAGAAAGTGAATGACAAGTGCGGGCATATAGCCGGCGATCACGTTCTTCGTGATACGGTTAAAATCATTCAAGACAATATGCGGGAGAGTGATACGGTCGCGCGCTGGGGCGGCGAGGAGTTTGCCATATTGAGCCCCAATACATCGAAAGAAAAAGCGCTGGTAGTCGGGGAAAGGATCCGGAAAGCCATGTCATCCTATGCGTTCCCGAGCGTTGGCGATATAAAAATTACTATCAGTATCGGCATTGCAGATGTCCCGCATGCGACGATCAGTACGATAGAGCAACTTATTGAGGCTGCCGATGCTGCTTTGTATGAAGCAAAAAAAGGCGGAAGAAATAAAGTGAAGGTAGCATCCTGAGGAGACGGCACGTCGCCCTGGTTATTCGCGTTTCGGTATTCGCTCGGCATGCGTACGTTCGCCGACCGGCTGTAACGGAAAGTGTTCAAGAGGGAGATAGTATTTCGTGGTCAAGTTCTCTTTATCATCAAAAGCAGAGCGGGATGTAGCCATCATGACGCCGAAAGGGTACCTTGCCGACCTGGGAGCACATCGGATCGAAAAGGTCAGCGAACGGTTTCTTGACAGAGGCTTTAAGAAGTTCATTATAAACTTTTCAAGCGTCGAAGTCATCAACTCCGTCGGGATCTCGATCCTGGTGAGTGTTCTACAGAAGACATCGGAATGCCGTTGTCGAGTTTGCTTCACCGAGGTAAGCAAGCTCCACCGTGATATTTTCAAGATGACCGGTCTCATTAAATATATAGAGGTGTTCCGGGATGATGATACCGCCATGGTATCCTTGAACGGAAAGGCTTGAGTTCTTGACGATCAAGCGATGTTTGTTCTCCTTTCTGGTCAAGTCTGTCAATCTGCGCTGTGTTGATGTCGGGCAATATTCTATTTAACATTCAGGCATGACCCTGCATCCTGGGCTGCTGCGCGTGGTTACTTAAGAACGATTAGACTAAGGCGAGGTTTTGGATGGAACGAAGATCTACTGAGGATCGAAGAAAAATCAATGATCCCAATTATCGAGGGCCAGAGAGGAGAAGTGGAACTGACAGAAGGTCTGGCAAAGACCGCCGAAAGTCGAGTTTCTATGGCATTTGAAGGTTAAAGCGAAGACCATGCTATCGTAAGTCTCAAGCGAACCAACTATCAAGGCGGATAGAGTGAAAACAAGAATCATGACGACCTTATTTCTCATAGCCATGTCATCGGTATTTGCACTATCAGCGCAAGCCGCACAGGATGATAATCCTGTTGCAGTGCAATTCACGTTTCATGGCAGAACGGTGCATGGCCTGCTTTGGGGAAAAGGCTCTTATGGAGTCATCCTTTCTCATGGAGCAATCTATGACGCTGCGAGTTGGACCCCGTTGGCAATTGATATCGCAAAGAACGGTATCGTGGCGTTGGCTCTTGAAGAGGTGGAGCCTGACGATATCCTTGCGGCGCACTCCTTTCTTCGGGAGAGATACGGATTGAAGGCAACCGGGCTGATTGGCGCGAGCGCCGGCGGAAGCACGGCCCTGTCGGCGATGGCACGATCTCCGCAGCAGTGGGACCAGTTGATCCTTCTGTCCGGCGCCGGAGACGTAAGCGGTTGCGGAACGGCGCCCAAGCTTTTTGTGGCAAGCGAAGGAGAAGGCATGGCTGGAGCAGCGCGGCAAATGGCAAAGGACTCTCCTGGCACGCAAAATGATGTGCTTATCGTAAGGGGCTCTGCTCATGCCCAAGCGATATTCCGGACATCAGAAGGGCCAGGTCTCACAAGGGCAATTCTGGAACGCCTTATCAATCGTGCGAAAGAGATGAAATGAAGCGTGTGTGTAACTTCTGTCGCTTCACCTGTGCCGCTTTGCACGCAATAGTATTATTGCAGTTCCATTTTTGAAACACTTTAAGTTACCGTCCGTATTTGTTGCCAAGACGCACCGTGTCGCCGACCTCACCAACAATCTATGGTATCGCACGCTTCAAATCCTATGGGTAAGTGACAACATCGAGTTATCGTGTCTAGCTCCATTTGTTTGATTTGATATACTGTATCATCAAAATATTACTGATACTGGAGGTTAAAATGGTGGAGGCGGCGGGAATGAAATAGTTTGTCCAAAGCCTCAAGTTTCGCGATTGATTTTCTGCGTTACCGTGATGTACCCCCATAGCTGACCCACACTTCTGGATCGAGATAAGGCCTCTCCGGATGAATCCGGCCATATTGCCAAGTCGCGGGATTGCCTTGTCGCAGCCACGCTCTCCCGTCACCAGCCTCATGCGCTAGCCACCGGGCAGGAAATCAATGGGATACAGAATGATGGTCTGAGGAACCTTCTCCTTCGGTCCGAAGTTGAACTTCTTGACTCGCGCCACAATCTGGTCCACAAGGTCCGGAGACGCCAGGTCATTCGACTGCACCGTACAGAGTGACACCTCTCCGCCAGGCTCGATGGTGATGCGCAGGACGATCTTGCCGCGCAGGGTGGGGTTCTTGCGAAGTTCAGCATTGTAAATGCGATAGAGCGTTGCCTTGTATTTATCGAAGACGATCTGGATCTCTTCGTCGGTTCGCGCCGGCCCGGGCCCGGAACTGACCGGTCTCGCCTCTTCCTCCAGCACGGCAACCGTACTTTGTACCGGTGCAAGGCCCACACCGCCGATTCGATCGCCATGATCGTGGCCGATAGTGCGGCTGACTTCGGCACTGCCGATACCGCCGCTGGATCCGGCGCCCGTTGACGGCATGGCGACGAGTGATCGATACGTCCTGGCCTGGGCTGACCCGGCGGCCGGCTGGTTACTAAGACGCGCCCCGGTGCCGAGCCGCGCAGCAGGAGTCTCGTCCATCAGATCTTTAAAGTCATTCTTGAGGGCCAGGAGCCCTGTACCCTCTGCTTTTTTTCGCGCGGCCTGTGTTTCCTGGATGGTTGGTTCGGGCCGGTCTTCTTTCGGCGCTTTTTCTTCCTGATCTTTCACGGGTTTTTTTTCTTCTTTGGGCGGTTCGGGCCTGGGCGGCTCCTTTTTCAGCATCGAGACCAGACGCTCCGGGACCACAACCACGGCCGGCCGGACGGGCACCGGCATTTTCAACAGGGGGATCAGCGTGCCCAGAAAGAAAGCGAGCAACAAGGCGACAAGCAGGGCTTTGCGGAAGTGCCTTTCGCTCTCAGACTCTCCGGACCATGGCATGCTCATCGCGCGATCAGGAACGGGGGAGATCTCCCGCTCTATGACATACTCTTCCTCGCGCCGCGCTTCACGGCCGTACGCATCTCGTACTTCTTCATCGAGGAGGGAGAGTTCATCGAGGCATTGGTTGATCTGATCCTTGAGGGATGCCTGTTTTTCGAGAATTCCGCGTATCTCCCCCTCGAAGCGGGCGACCCGACTCTTCACGCGTTCCCGGTGTCCGGCGGCCTGCCGGGCCTCCGCAACGCCTTCCCAGAAGAGTTCATCCGCTTTCAGTTCCTTCAGCTTGTCGAGGGCGCTGCAGACGTCCTGCAATGCATCGAACCGCGGCCTGTCAGCGGAAAGCCTCTCGAGCTCCGCCTCGACCAGGCGCAGCTCGCCCGTGAGCGCTTCCTGTTTTCGGCGGACGTGCCCGATCTGCTCGCGAAGGCGGGCCAGTTCCTCTGCTAAGAGGGATGTAGTCACGGCAGCTCCATCAGATTTTTTATTGCGGCTTTCTGAACAACGGCGAGAGAGATCCTTCCGTATCCAGAAGCCGTGCAGGTCGACATTATTTTTTTGAGCACCTTGAACTGAACCGTTTTATCGGCAAGGAGCGTGAGTTCCTTGTTTTCGGCGGCCGTTATGGGAAGATAGGGTTCCAGCTGTTTCAACCGCTCTGCTACTTCATAAACGGTCTCTCTGCTGTCATTGAGAAGCTTGGAAGTGCTGACCACGGCTTCGCCCTGGACCAGCACAAGTTCGGGGGTGACCACGATGTGCACCGTTTCCCGCGGCCTGGTCTCCACAACGGAATCCGGCAGTTTGATCCTTGCTTCCGGCATATCACCGTTGAACGAGTGAAAAAGCAGAAAGAAGACCAGAACGGTTAGAACATCCATCATGGGTATAAGGTTCAGACCGAGACCGGTGATCTGCCCTTTTCTGTTGGTGCGCTCCATGCGTTTCATCCGCCGGTTGTCTCTCATGGGGCGTCTCCTAGGGAGATGTTCGGGAAGAGGACGATCTTTCTGG is drawn from Nitrospirota bacterium and contains these coding sequences:
- a CDS encoding diguanylate cyclase, whose product is MKCEDLPERSMGKTKILLAEDDLTQASIMKDFLESNGHEVLLLAEGSSVMSVVKRDNPDVILLDRPSSDTDDTQVCRSLKRNRDTSGIPIIMLTNKSSPSDKIMGLTAGADDYIPKPYNHEELSALICARLRTKTEWDNLKQKTRRLEEMLSRVKTLAHVDPLTGLYNRRRFETVLASEFKRAMRYQFPLSCLMLDIDHFKKVNDKCGHIAGDHVLRDTVKIIQDNMRESDTVARWGGEEFAILSPNTSKEKALVVGERIRKAMSSYAFPSVGDIKITISIGIADVPHATISTIEQLIEAADAALYEAKKGGRNKVKVAS
- a CDS encoding STAS domain-containing protein; translation: MVKFSLSSKAERDVAIMTPKGYLADLGAHRIEKVSERFLDRGFKKFIINFSSVEVINSVGISILVSVLQKTSECRCRVCFTEVSKLHRDIFKMTGLIKYIEVFRDDDTAMVSLNGKA
- a CDS encoding alpha/beta hydrolase, producing MKTRIMTTLFLIAMSSVFALSAQAAQDDNPVAVQFTFHGRTVHGLLWGKGSYGVILSHGAIYDAASWTPLAIDIAKNGIVALALEEVEPDDILAAHSFLRERYGLKATGLIGASAGGSTALSAMARSPQQWDQLILLSGAGDVSGCGTAPKLFVASEGEGMAGAARQMAKDSPGTQNDVLIVRGSAHAQAIFRTSEGPGLTRAILERLINRAKEMK
- a CDS encoding AgmX/PglI C-terminal domain-containing protein, with the translated sequence MTTSLLAEELARLREQIGHVRRKQEALTGELRLVEAELERLSADRPRFDALQDVCSALDKLKELKADELFWEGVAEARQAAGHRERVKSRVARFEGEIRGILEKQASLKDQINQCLDELSLLDEEVRDAYGREARREEEYVIEREISPVPDRAMSMPWSGESESERHFRKALLVALLLAFFLGTLIPLLKMPVPVRPAVVVVPERLVSMLKKEPPRPEPPKEEKKPVKDQEEKAPKEDRPEPTIQETQAARKKAEGTGLLALKNDFKDLMDETPAARLGTGARLSNQPAAGSAQARTYRSLVAMPSTGAGSSGGIGSAEVSRTIGHDHGDRIGGVGLAPVQSTVAVLEEEARPVSSGPGPARTDEEIQIVFDKYKATLYRIYNAELRKNPTLRGKIVLRITIEPGGEVSLCTVQSNDLASPDLVDQIVARVKKFNFGPKEKVPQTIILYPIDFLPGG
- a CDS encoding biopolymer transporter ExbD, which produces MRDNRRMKRMERTNRKGQITGLGLNLIPMMDVLTVLVFFLLFHSFNGDMPEARIKLPDSVVETRPRETVHIVVTPELVLVQGEAVVSTSKLLNDSRETVYEVAERLKQLEPYLPITAAENKELTLLADKTVQFKVLKKIMSTCTASGYGRISLAVVQKAAIKNLMELP